The following are from one region of the Paenalkalicoccus suaedae genome:
- a CDS encoding GNAT family N-acetyltransferase encodes MQNIDITVFSEDERDIEELTVVLNRAYKQLADMGMRYVASHQNSTITRERIAQARCLVALDGERIVGTISFYPPGTKVSCPWYSKSDVAVIGQFGVLPEYQGSGVGKRLLDAIEQYAREQDHMHHVALDTAETADHLIALYTKRGYGFVEYVDWEATNYRSVIMSKPLR; translated from the coding sequence CATAGATATCACTGTATTTTCTGAAGACGAGAGGGATATTGAGGAGCTGACGGTTGTGCTGAATCGTGCGTATAAGCAGCTTGCGGATATGGGGATGCGCTATGTGGCGTCGCATCAGAACAGCACGATTACGCGTGAGCGCATTGCACAGGCACGTTGCCTCGTTGCGTTAGACGGGGAGCGGATCGTCGGTACGATCTCGTTCTATCCTCCTGGCACAAAAGTGAGCTGTCCGTGGTACAGTAAATCGGATGTAGCTGTGATTGGACAGTTTGGTGTCCTTCCAGAGTATCAAGGTAGTGGCGTCGGCAAGCGCCTCTTAGACGCAATCGAGCAGTATGCACGAGAGCAAGATCACATGCATCACGTTGCGCTTGATACAGCCGAAACCGCTGACCACCTAATAGCCTTGTACACAAAAAGAGGCTACGGATTTGTGGAATATGTGGACTGGGAAGCGACCAATTATCGTAGCGTCATCATGAGTAAACCCCTCCGCTAA
- a CDS encoding dihydrofolate reductase family protein, with amino-acid sequence MKRSVALFIATSLDGYIATEEETLEWLFEVEGEGDNGYSDFYTTVDTVLMGNNTYKWLMDSEEVEEYPYKDKESYVFTSAEIASDENVEFVNDPAALITTLKQEDGERIWLVGGGSLFSSFLEKGLVDEIIMTVAPKVIGEGIPLFQPRKYRANLELVGVQTFNQFVELHYKVIHAPSAD; translated from the coding sequence ATGAAAAGAAGTGTTGCGCTATTTATCGCGACTAGTCTCGACGGCTATATAGCGACGGAGGAAGAGACGCTGGAGTGGCTGTTTGAGGTTGAGGGCGAGGGCGATAACGGATACAGCGATTTTTATACGACGGTGGACACAGTTCTAATGGGCAACAACACGTATAAGTGGCTCATGGACTCAGAAGAGGTGGAGGAGTACCCTTATAAGGATAAGGAAAGTTATGTGTTTACGAGCGCGGAGATAGCTTCTGATGAGAACGTCGAATTTGTGAATGACCCTGCTGCGTTGATTACGACGCTGAAGCAGGAGGACGGCGAGAGAATTTGGCTTGTAGGCGGTGGTAGCCTATTTTCGTCGTTTTTAGAAAAAGGGTTAGTGGACGAGATTATTATGACAGTAGCCCCGAAAGTGATTGGAGAAGGCATTCCGTTGTTCCAACCTAGAAAGTATCGAGCGAATTTAGAGCTAGTTGGCGTGCAGACATTTAATCAGTTTGTCGAGCTACATTATAAAGTAATACATGCCCCTTCCGCCGATTAG
- a CDS encoding CTP synthase, producing the protein MTKYIFVTGGVVSSLGKGITAASLGRLLKNRGLKVTIQKFDPYINVDPGTMSPYQHGEVFVTDDGAETDLDLGHYERFIDINLGKFSNVTTGKIYSTVLKKERRGDYLGGTVQVIPHITNEIKERVFQASREGSPDVVITEIGGTVGDIESLPFLEAIRQIKSDVGHENVMYIHCTLIPYLGAAGEMKSKPTQHSVKELRSLGIQPNVIVVRTERPVPEDMKDKIALFCDINKNAVIEARDADTLYQVPLELQAQGLDQYVCDHLKLDSPEADMEEWIGLVEKVKSLDKKVTIALVGKYVSLPDAYLSVAEALRHAGYAFDADIDIKWVDSETVTRENVAEMLHGADGILVPGGFGDRGVEGKIAAIEYSRLEGVPFLGICLGMQLATVEFARNVLGYEDAHSAELDPETTNPVIDLLPEQKDIDDLGGTLRLGLFPCKLRPGTKTLDAYGEEVIYERHRHRYEFNNQYREEMEAKGFIFSGTSPDGRLAEVIEITEHPFFVASQFHPEFVSRPTRPQPLFREFIGASLKSE; encoded by the coding sequence TTGACTAAGTATATTTTTGTGACGGGCGGCGTTGTGTCGTCTTTGGGTAAGGGTATCACGGCGGCGTCTTTAGGACGATTATTAAAGAATCGCGGATTAAAGGTGACGATTCAAAAGTTTGATCCATATATTAACGTGGATCCGGGGACGATGAGCCCGTATCAGCACGGGGAAGTTTTTGTAACCGATGATGGTGCGGAGACGGACTTGGATCTTGGACACTATGAGCGTTTTATCGATATTAACCTTGGTAAGTTTAGTAACGTGACGACTGGTAAGATCTACTCGACGGTGCTTAAAAAGGAGCGTCGTGGTGACTATCTTGGCGGTACGGTGCAGGTTATTCCGCACATCACGAATGAGATTAAGGAGCGCGTATTCCAAGCGTCACGCGAAGGTAGCCCAGACGTTGTTATCACGGAGATCGGCGGTACAGTTGGGGATATCGAGAGCTTGCCGTTCCTAGAGGCAATTCGTCAGATTAAGAGTGACGTCGGTCACGAAAACGTGATGTACATTCACTGTACGCTGATTCCGTACCTTGGTGCTGCAGGTGAGATGAAGTCGAAGCCAACCCAGCATAGCGTAAAGGAGCTTCGTAGCTTAGGTATCCAGCCAAACGTGATCGTCGTTCGTACAGAGCGTCCAGTGCCAGAGGATATGAAGGACAAGATTGCGCTCTTCTGCGATATTAACAAAAACGCCGTGATCGAAGCGCGCGACGCAGACACGCTTTACCAAGTGCCACTTGAGCTTCAGGCGCAAGGTCTTGACCAGTATGTGTGCGACCACTTAAAGCTTGATTCCCCAGAGGCAGACATGGAGGAGTGGATCGGCCTTGTTGAGAAGGTAAAGAGCCTTGATAAGAAGGTCACGATCGCGCTCGTTGGTAAATATGTCTCCCTCCCGGACGCATATTTATCCGTTGCCGAAGCATTGCGCCACGCCGGCTATGCCTTCGACGCAGATATCGATATCAAATGGGTTGATTCTGAGACCGTTACGCGTGAAAATGTGGCGGAAATGCTACACGGAGCGGACGGAATCCTGGTTCCTGGCGGATTCGGAGATCGTGGTGTAGAAGGTAAAATCGCTGCTATCGAGTATTCTCGTTTAGAGGGTGTCCCATTCTTAGGTATTTGTCTTGGTATGCAGCTCGCGACGGTGGAGTTCGCACGAAACGTACTTGGCTACGAGGACGCGCACTCAGCAGAGCTAGATCCAGAGACAACAAACCCAGTTATCGACCTTCTGCCTGAGCAAAAGGATATTGATGACTTAGGTGGAACGCTTCGTTTAGGTCTATTCCCATGTAAGCTTCGTCCTGGTACGAAGACGTTAGATGCTTACGGTGAAGAGGTTATTTACGAGCGTCACCGTCACCGCTATGAGTTTAACAACCAGTACCGCGAAGAAATGGAAGCGAAAGGCTTCATCTTCTCTGGTACAAGCCCAGACGGTCGTCTAGCAGAGGTTATTGAGATCACGGAGCATCCGTTCTTTGTAGCATCTCAGTTCCATCCGGAGTTTGTGTCGCGTCCAACGCGTCCACAGCCATTGTTTAGAGAGTTTATTGGTGCTTCTTTAAAGTCGGAGTAA